A stretch of the Lonchura striata isolate bLonStr1 chromosome 17, bLonStr1.mat, whole genome shotgun sequence genome encodes the following:
- the ZFP64 gene encoding zinc finger protein 64 yields the protein MNRGGAGAAPAFPGPVQFPGSTTVLVELTPDIHICGICKQQFNNLDAFVGHKQSGCQLTSATAGATSTVQFVSEETVPSTQAQSTSRTIASETQTITVSAPEFVFEHGYQTYLPSESTEPPAAAVVSTPPKARPKKSSSSVPLKKLSCLYPGCQFKTSYGMKDLERHRRTHTGDKPHKCEVCGKCFSRKDKLKMHTRSHTGVKPYKCKHCEYAAADSSSLNKHQRIHSNERPFKCQICPYASRNSSQLTVHLRSHTGDAPFQCQVCPAKFKINSDLKRHLRVHSGEKPYKCEFCEVRCAMKGNLKSHVRIKHSMENTLKCPECDFQCGNKTSLRHHIRSHQPEQPVKCSECSYSCSSKAALKVHERIHGKERPFKCDFCSFDTKQRSNLTTHVRKAHGDKAKGKKQDTKEGERPKQGGSRQVAKLDAKKAFKCDLCEASFVREDSLRSHKKQHSLYNGSKNNELAVLQLQMDAGRQPGAPIAVSHLQVPLQAAQVAPYNEGRVKIIVGHQVPQAGGVVQAASVNVVPPGLLGAGQEEVLGSGRLQLLGQVSVLAPAAVAAGDAGPVAEPAVLLTAHEQAEGSALLPGAGPGHEPPAGQAFIASSGISCSDLEGLNALIQDGATEVTVVSDGGQSITVSTAAPPPPIFSSSSHAEGPKQGYSIIQSGAHTALLCPADSIPD from the exons atgaaccgcggcggggcgggggcggcgcccGCCTTCCCCGGCCCCGTGCAGT TCCCCGGCAGCACCACGGTGCTGGTGGAGCTGACCCCCGACATCCACATCTGCGGCATCTGCAAGCAGCAGTTCAACAACCTGGACGCCTTCGTGGGGCACAAGCAGAGCGGCTGCCAGCTCACCAGTGCCACGGCCGGCGCCACCAGCACCGTCCAGTTCGTGTCCGAGGAGACCGTGCCAAGCACACAGGCTCAGAGCACGAGCAGGACCATCGCCTCCGAGACACAAACCATCACAG TCTCTGCCCCAGAGTTTGTTTTTGAGCATGGCTACCAAACCTACCTGCCCAGCGAGAGCACggagcctccagctgctgctgtcgTCTCCACACCACCAAAAGCAAGGCCCAAGAAATCCTCCTCCTCCGTGCCCCTGAAGAAACTCAGCTGCCTGTACCCAG GGTGCCAGTTCAAGACTTCCTATGGTATGAAGGATTTGGAACGTCATCGGCGAACGCACACAG GAGACAAGCCCCACAAGTGCGAGGTGTGCGGGAAGTGCTTCAGCCGCAAGGACAAGCTGAAGATGCACACGCGCTCGCACACGGGCGTGAAGCCCTACAAGTGCAAGCACTGCGAGTACGCGGCGGCcgacagcagcagcctcaacaagcaccagcgcatccactCCAACGAGCGCCCCTTCAAGTGCCAGATCTGCCCCTACGCCAGCCGCAACTCCAGCCAGCTCACCGTGCACCTGCGCTCGCACACAG GGGATGCCCCGTTCCAGTGCCAGGTGTGCCCCGCCAAGTTCAAGATCAACTCGGACCTGAAGCGGCACCTGCGGGTGCACTCgggggagaagccctacaagtgcgAGTTCTGCGAGGTGCGCTGCGCCATGAAGGGCAACCTGAAATCCCACGTGCGCATCAAGCACAGCATGGAGAACACCCTCAAGTGCCCCGAGTGCGACTTCCAGTGCGGCAACAAGACCAGCCTGCGGCACCACATCCGCAGCCACCAGCCCGAGCAGCCCGTCAAGTGCTCCGAGTGCAGCTACTCGTGCTCCAGCAAGGCGGCCCTCAAGGTGCACGAGCGCATCCACGGCAAGGAGCGGCCCTTCAAGTGCGACTTCTGCAGCTTCGACACCAAGCAGCGCAGCAACCTCACCACGCACGTCCGCAAGGCCCACGGCGACAAGGCCAAGGGCAAGAAGCAAGACACGAAGGAAGGAGAGAGGCCAAAGCAGGGCGGCTCCAGGCAGGTCGCCAAGCTGGACGCCAAGAAGGCCTTTAAGTGCGACCTGTGCGAGGCGTCCTTCGTGCGGGAGGACTCTCTGCGCAGCCACAAGAAGCAGCACAGCCTGTACAACGGCTCCAAGAACAACGAGCTGGccgtgctgcagctgcagatggACGCCGGCCGCCAGCCCGGCGCCCCCATCGCCGTCAGCCACCTCCAGGTGCCGCTTCAGGCCGCCCAGGTGGCCCCGTACAACGAGGGCAGAGTCAAGATCATCGTGGGCCACCAGGTGCCTCAGGCCGGCGGCGTCGTGCAGGCCGCCTCCGTGAACGTGGTGCCCCCCGGGCTGCTGGGCGCGGGGCAGGAGGAGGTGCTGGGCAGCGGccgcctgcagctgctgggccaGGTCAGCGTGCTGGCCCCGGCCGCGGTGGCCGCGGGCGACGCGGGGCCGGTGGCCGAGCCGGCCGTGCTGCTGACCGCCCACGAGCAGGCCGAGGGCAGCGCCCTgctccccggggccggccccggccACGAGCCCCCCGCCGGCCAGGCCTTCATCGCCAGCTCCGGCATCAGCTGCTCCGACCTGGAGGGGCTCAACGCCCTCATCCAGGACGGGGCCACCGAGGTGACCGTGGTCAGCGACGGCGGGCAGAGCATCACCGTGTCCACGGCTGCTCCTCCTCCGCccatcttctcctcctcctcccacgCTGAGGGCCCCAAGCAGGGCTATTCCATCATCCAGAGTGGGGCCCACacggccctgctgtgtcccgctgACTCCATCCCCGATTAG